In the Quercus lobata isolate SW786 chromosome 5, ValleyOak3.0 Primary Assembly, whole genome shotgun sequence genome, one interval contains:
- the LOC115990212 gene encoding cysteine-rich receptor-like protein kinase 29: MASVIHVADEISNTESLQFYFPTIRVATDNFADANKVGIGGFGAVYKVRLSDGQKIAVKRLSMGSGQGDLEFKNEILLMAKLHHQNLVKLRGFCLEGNERLVIYEFVSNGSLDQVIYDPTKRANLDWRMRYKIIIGIARGLLYLHEDSQLRIVHRDLKANNILLDDKINPKIADFGLASLVLLDQTHSNTNRIVKTYGYMAPEYAYYGHFLVKSDVFSFGVLVLEMICGQKNGHFRNNKKEDDLLSYAWKNWKNMTTSNIIDPTLGVGSKTEIIRCIHIGLLCVQENVADRPTMASFILMLNSNSITLLVPSQPAQQK; the protein is encoded by the exons ATGGCTTCAGTAATTCATGTCG CGGATGAAATTAGCAATACTGAATCCTTGCAATTCTATTTTCCAACAATTAGAGTCGCTACAGATAACTTTGCTGATGCAAATAAGGTTGGGATAGGAGGATTTGGTGCTGTCTACAAG GTTAGGCTCTCTGATGGACAAAAGATAGCTGTCAAAAGACTATCCATGGGTTCTGGACAAGgtgatttagaatttaagaaTGAGATCTTGTTAATGGCTAAGCTTCACCACCAGAATTTAGTTAAGCTTCGAGGTTTCTGCTTGGAAGGAAATGAAAGGCTTGTCATTTATGAGTTTGTGTCAAATGGAAGTCTCGACCAAGTTATATATG ATCCAACCAAGCGTGCAAATTTGGATTGGCGAATGCGTTACAAAATTATTATAGGCATTGCTCGAGGTCTTCTTTACCTTCATGAAGATTCACAACTTCGCATTGTTCATCGTGATCTCAAAGCAAATAACATTTTACTAGATGATAAGATAAATCCCAAAATTGCTGATTTCGGCCTAGCAAGTTTGGTTCTACTAGATCAAACCCATAGCAATACAAATAGAATTGTTAAGACATA TGGATATATGGCTCCAGAGTATGCATATTATGGACATTTCTTAGTAAAATCCGATGTGTTTAGTTTTGGTGTGCTAGTTCTTGAAATGATATGCGGGCAAAAAAATGGTCACTTCCGTAATAACAAAAAAGAGGACGATCTTCTTAGTTAT GCATGGAAAAATTGGAAGAACATGACAACTTCAAATATTATCGACCCCACATTAGGAGTTGGTTCAAAAACCGAAATAATTCGGTGCATTCACATTGGATTATTATGTGTTCAAGAAAATGTAGCTGATAGGCCAACCATGGCTTCATTCATTCTAATGCTTAATAGCAACTCTATCACCTTATTAGTACCCTCacaacctgcacaacaaaagtGA